Proteins encoded together in one Mycobacterium simiae window:
- the tyrS gene encoding tyrosine--tRNA ligase, with protein MILDELGWRGLIAQSTDLDALAAEVRRGPITVYAGFDPTAPSLHAGHLVPLLALRRFQRAGHRPIVLAGGATGMIGDPREVGERSLNEADIVAEWTERIRGQLERFVDFSTDGDSPTDALVVNNLDWTGPMSAIEFLRDLGKHFSVNVMLDRDTIRRRLEGDGISYTEFSYMLLQANDYVELHQRHNCTLQIGGSDQWGNIIAGVRLVRQKLGASVHALTVPLVTSADGTKFGKSTGGGNLWLDPQLTSPYAWYQYFVNTADADVIRYLRWFTFLSAEELAELEQATVERPQQRAAQRRLATELTVLVHGEQATAAVEHASRALFGQGELGRLDEATLAAALRETSVAELKPGGPDGIVDLLVATGLSASKGAARRTIGEGGVSVNNVRVDSDEWTPQASDFLHGRWLVLRRGKRNIAGIEKV; from the coding sequence ATGATCCTCGACGAGCTGGGCTGGCGCGGGCTGATCGCGCAGTCCACCGACCTCGACGCCCTGGCCGCCGAAGTGCGGCGCGGGCCGATCACGGTGTACGCCGGTTTCGACCCCACCGCGCCCAGCCTGCACGCGGGCCATCTGGTGCCGCTGCTGGCGTTGCGCCGCTTCCAGCGGGCCGGCCATCGTCCGATCGTGTTGGCCGGCGGGGCCACCGGCATGATCGGCGACCCGCGTGAGGTCGGGGAGCGCAGCCTCAACGAGGCCGACATCGTCGCCGAGTGGACGGAGCGGATTCGCGGTCAGCTGGAGCGCTTCGTGGATTTCTCGACGGACGGGGACTCACCGACCGACGCTCTCGTCGTCAACAACCTCGACTGGACGGGCCCGATGTCGGCGATCGAGTTCCTGCGCGACCTCGGCAAGCACTTCTCGGTCAACGTGATGCTCGATCGCGACACCATCCGGCGGCGGCTCGAGGGCGACGGAATCTCCTACACCGAGTTCAGCTACATGCTGCTGCAGGCCAACGATTACGTCGAACTGCACCAGCGGCACAACTGCACGCTGCAGATCGGTGGTTCGGATCAGTGGGGCAACATCATCGCCGGGGTACGCCTGGTGCGTCAGAAGCTGGGCGCGTCGGTGCACGCGCTCACGGTGCCGCTGGTCACCTCGGCCGACGGCACTAAGTTCGGCAAATCCACCGGCGGCGGGAACCTGTGGCTAGATCCCCAGCTGACCAGCCCGTATGCCTGGTATCAGTACTTCGTCAACACCGCTGACGCCGACGTGATCCGCTACCTGCGCTGGTTCACCTTCCTTTCCGCCGAGGAGCTCGCCGAATTGGAGCAGGCCACCGTCGAGCGTCCGCAACAACGCGCCGCCCAGCGGCGTCTGGCAACCGAACTCACCGTCCTGGTGCACGGTGAACAGGCCACCGCGGCCGTCGAACACGCCAGCCGGGCGTTGTTCGGTCAGGGTGAATTGGGCCGCCTCGACGAGGCGACGCTGGCCGCGGCGCTGCGCGAAACGTCGGTCGCCGAGCTCAAACCGGGCGGCCCCGACGGGATCGTCGACTTGCTAGTGGCCACCGGACTGTCGGCCAGCAAAGGCGCGGCCCGACGCACCATCGGCGAGGGCGGCGTGTCGGTCAACAACGTTCGGGTGGACAGTGACGAATGGACGCCGCAAGCCTCGGATTTCCTGCACGGCCGGTGGCTGGTTTTGCGGCGTGGCAAGCGCAACATCGCCGGAATCGAGAAGGTCTAG
- a CDS encoding TetR/AcrR family transcriptional regulator, protein MTAANTGRRRPGRPAGSSDTRERILSSARELFARNGIDRTSIRAVAAAAGVDAALVHHYFGTKQQLFAAAIHLPIDPMTVLMPLRETPVTELGHRLPRLLLPIWDSELGSGLIATLRSLLSGAEVSLVRTFLQDVIVAEVGPRVDNPPGTGRIRVQFVASQLMGVVMTRYIMEIEPFASLPAEQVAATIAPTLQRYLTGELPDGCAG, encoded by the coding sequence GTGACGGCCGCCAACACCGGCCGCCGGCGGCCCGGCCGGCCGGCGGGAAGCTCCGACACCCGCGAACGCATCCTGTCCAGCGCGCGAGAACTCTTTGCCCGCAACGGGATTGACCGAACGTCGATCCGGGCCGTGGCCGCCGCGGCGGGCGTCGATGCCGCCCTGGTGCATCACTACTTCGGCACCAAGCAGCAGCTGTTCGCTGCCGCGATCCACCTGCCGATCGACCCGATGACGGTGTTGATGCCGCTGCGGGAAACACCGGTGACCGAACTCGGCCATCGGCTGCCTCGGTTGCTGTTGCCGATCTGGGACTCCGAGCTGGGTTCGGGTTTGATCGCCACCCTGCGGTCGCTGCTGTCCGGGGCTGAGGTGAGCCTGGTGCGCACGTTTCTGCAAGACGTTATCGTCGCCGAAGTCGGTCCGCGGGTTGACAATCCGCCCGGAACGGGGCGAATCCGCGTCCAGTTCGTCGCATCGCAACTCATGGGCGTGGTGATGACCCGCTACATTATGGAGATCGAGCCGTTCGCGTCGCTGCCGGCCGAGCAGGTCGCCGCGACCATCGCGCCGACGCTGCAGCGCTACCTCACCGGGGAGCTGCCGGACGGCTGCGCTGGATGA
- a CDS encoding ABC transporter permease has product MSRNGYTATTSRILRQLISDHRSVAMILVVPILVITLMYFMFHNARHLPGTPSPFNSACLILLGLFPLFVMFIITAITMQRERASGTLERILTTPLRRLDLLIGYGTAFSIAAATQATLACIVSFWFLGFDTAGSWVWVFLIAIVNAVLGVGLGLLCSAFARTEFQAVQFIPLVMVPQLLLAGIIVPRAAMPDWLQWISNVMPASYALEALQQVNSHTELTGVAVRDMIVVAGSAFAALCLAAATLRRRTP; this is encoded by the coding sequence ATGAGCCGCAACGGCTACACCGCGACCACATCGCGGATCCTACGCCAGCTGATTTCCGATCACCGCAGCGTCGCCATGATCCTCGTGGTTCCGATCCTGGTTATCACGTTGATGTACTTCATGTTTCACAATGCACGGCATCTTCCCGGCACACCGTCACCGTTCAACAGCGCATGTCTGATCCTGCTCGGCCTGTTTCCGCTGTTCGTGATGTTCATCATCACCGCGATCACGATGCAGCGCGAACGGGCGTCGGGCACCCTGGAACGCATCCTGACCACTCCCCTGCGCCGGCTCGATCTGCTGATCGGTTACGGCACCGCGTTCTCGATCGCCGCGGCCACGCAGGCCACCCTGGCGTGCATCGTGTCGTTCTGGTTCCTCGGCTTCGACACCGCGGGCAGCTGGGTGTGGGTGTTCCTCATCGCGATCGTCAACGCGGTGTTGGGCGTCGGGCTGGGCTTGCTGTGTAGTGCCTTCGCGCGCACGGAGTTTCAGGCTGTCCAGTTCATCCCGTTGGTGATGGTGCCGCAGCTGCTGCTGGCCGGCATCATCGTCCCGCGCGCGGCGATGCCAGACTGGTTGCAATGGATCAGCAACGTCATGCCGGCCAGTTACGCACTGGAAGCACTGCAACAGGTCAACTCACACACCGAGCTGACCGGTGTCGCCGTACGCGACATGATCGTCGTGGCGGGTTCCGCCTTTGCGGCGCTGTGCCTGGCCGCGGCGACACTGCGGCGCCGGACCCCATAG
- a CDS encoding DNA-3-methyladenine glycosylase: protein MSAGQLVVDPVEAAHRLLGATLTGRGVSGVVVEVEAYGGVPDGPWPDAAAHSYRGRSGRNAVMFGPPGRLYTYRSHGIHVCANVSCGPDGTAAAVLLRAAVITEGVEVAQARRGPAVRTIALARGPGNLCSALGIAMSDNGIDLFDADSPIRLTLNAADGAVAGPRVGVSQAADRPWRLWLAGRPEVSAYRRSPRAPAPGASD from the coding sequence GTGTCCGCAGGCCAGCTCGTCGTCGACCCGGTCGAAGCAGCGCACCGACTGCTGGGAGCCACCCTCACCGGGCGCGGTGTCAGCGGGGTCGTCGTCGAGGTCGAAGCCTACGGCGGGGTGCCCGACGGCCCGTGGCCGGACGCGGCGGCGCACTCCTACCGCGGCCGCAGCGGCCGCAACGCGGTGATGTTCGGGCCGCCCGGCCGGCTGTACACCTACCGCAGCCATGGCATCCATGTGTGCGCCAACGTCTCGTGCGGGCCCGACGGGACCGCCGCCGCGGTGCTGCTGCGCGCGGCGGTCATCACCGAGGGTGTCGAGGTCGCCCAGGCCAGGCGTGGCCCGGCGGTGCGTACCATCGCGTTGGCCCGGGGCCCCGGAAATCTCTGCTCCGCCCTCGGAATTGCCATGTCCGACAATGGAATTGATCTGTTCGACGCCGACAGCCCGATTCGCCTGACCTTGAATGCCGCCGATGGCGCGGTCGCGGGTCCGCGGGTCGGTGTCAGTCAGGCCGCGGATCGGCCGTGGCGACTGTGGCTTGCCGGCCGGCCGGAAGTCTCGGCGTACCGGCGAAGTCCGCGGGCACCCGCGCCCGGCGCCAGCGACTAG
- a CDS encoding acyl-CoA synthetase yields MITRPVERLVATAQNGLEVLRLGGLETGSVPSPSQIVESVPMYKLRRYFPPDNRPGQRPVGPPVLMVHPMMMSADMWDVTRDEGAVGILHSHGLDCWVIDFGSPDKVEGGMRRNLTDHIVALSQAIDTVRETTGSDIHLVGYSQGGMWCYQVAAYRRSKSLASIVTFGSPVDTLAALPMGIPANFAPPVANFMADHVFSRLAIPGWMARAGFQMLDPLKTAKARVDFVRQLHDREALLPREQQRRFLEREGWIAWSGPAISELLKQFIAHNRMMTGGFAVNGQLVTLTDISCPVLAFVGEVDDIGQPASVRGIRRAAPDAEVYEARIRTGHFGLVVGTKAAEQSWPTVAAWVEWLSTGGDKPSGIDLMADQPEEHTDSGVALSSRLTHGIGEASEAAIELVRGATGAVVAANKSMRTLAVETARTLPRLARLGQINDHTRISLGRIITEQAQSAPRGEFLLFDGRVHTYEAVDRRINNVVRGLIQVGVRQGDRVGVLMETRPSALVAIAALSRLGAVAVVMHPETDLAASVRLGRVTEIMTDPTNLEALREWSGQVLVLGGGETRDLHLPEDGNVIDMEQIDPDAVELPAWYRPNPGLARDLAFIAFSSAGGELVAKQITNYRWAVSAFGTASTASLDRRDTVYCLTPLHHESALLVALGGAVVGGTRIALTRGLRPDRFVHEVRQYGVTVVSYTWAMLRDIVDDPAFVLHGNHPVRLFIGSGMPTGLWERVVEAFAPAHVVEFFATTDGQAVLANVSGVKVGSKGRPLPGAGRVELGAYDAEHDLILEDERGFVQVADVNQVGVLLAASRGPIDPTASVKRGVFAPADTWISTEYLFRRDEDGDYWLLGRRGSVVHTTRGVVYPEQVTDALGMVNGVDLAVTYNVPFKNMEVAVSAVTLLPGASITAADLTVAFADLPIGLGPDIVCVAPEMTLSATYRPTVSALRAAGIPKSGRNAWYFDTATEQYRRLTPAVRAELSTVYQGNDD; encoded by the coding sequence ATGATCACGCGGCCGGTGGAACGGCTGGTCGCGACGGCACAGAACGGCCTGGAGGTCTTGCGGCTAGGCGGCCTCGAGACCGGCAGCGTTCCGTCGCCGTCCCAGATCGTCGAAAGCGTGCCGATGTACAAGCTGCGGCGCTACTTCCCCCCGGACAATCGTCCCGGGCAGCGCCCGGTCGGCCCGCCGGTGCTGATGGTGCACCCGATGATGATGTCGGCCGACATGTGGGACGTCACTCGCGACGAGGGTGCCGTCGGCATCCTGCATTCGCACGGCCTGGACTGCTGGGTCATCGACTTCGGATCCCCCGACAAGGTCGAGGGCGGCATGCGCCGCAACCTCACCGACCACATCGTCGCGCTGAGCCAGGCCATTGACACCGTGCGGGAAACCACCGGCAGCGACATCCATCTGGTCGGCTACTCCCAGGGCGGCATGTGGTGCTATCAGGTCGCCGCCTACCGGCGGTCGAAGAGTTTGGCCAGCATCGTGACCTTCGGCTCGCCGGTGGACACCCTGGCCGCCCTGCCGATGGGCATCCCGGCAAACTTCGCCCCGCCGGTCGCCAACTTCATGGCCGATCACGTCTTTAGCCGGCTGGCCATCCCCGGCTGGATGGCCCGTGCCGGCTTCCAGATGCTCGATCCGCTCAAGACCGCCAAGGCCCGGGTCGACTTCGTGCGCCAGCTGCACGACCGTGAGGCGCTGCTGCCTCGCGAACAGCAGCGCAGGTTCCTGGAGCGGGAAGGGTGGATCGCCTGGTCCGGCCCGGCAATCTCCGAACTCCTCAAACAGTTCATCGCGCACAACCGCATGATGACCGGCGGCTTCGCCGTCAATGGGCAGCTGGTCACGCTGACCGACATCAGCTGCCCGGTACTGGCTTTCGTCGGCGAGGTCGACGATATCGGCCAGCCGGCGTCGGTGCGGGGGATCCGGCGGGCGGCGCCCGACGCCGAGGTGTACGAGGCCCGGATCCGCACCGGGCATTTCGGTCTCGTCGTGGGAACCAAAGCGGCGGAGCAGAGTTGGCCCACCGTCGCGGCGTGGGTGGAATGGCTGTCCACCGGTGGTGACAAGCCGTCGGGTATCGACCTGATGGCCGATCAGCCCGAGGAGCACACCGATAGCGGCGTCGCACTCAGTTCGCGGCTCACCCACGGCATCGGCGAAGCGTCGGAGGCGGCCATCGAGTTGGTGCGCGGCGCAACCGGTGCGGTGGTCGCCGCCAACAAGTCGATGCGGACCCTGGCCGTGGAGACTGCACGCACGTTGCCCCGGCTGGCCCGGCTGGGTCAGATCAACGACCACACCCGAATCTCGTTGGGCCGCATCATCACTGAGCAGGCGCAGAGCGCGCCGCGCGGCGAGTTCCTGCTGTTCGATGGTCGGGTGCACACCTACGAGGCCGTCGACCGACGCATCAACAATGTGGTACGCGGCCTGATTCAGGTCGGGGTCCGCCAGGGCGACCGCGTCGGCGTGCTGATGGAGACCAGGCCCAGCGCCCTGGTCGCCATCGCCGCGTTGTCGCGGCTCGGGGCCGTTGCCGTGGTGATGCACCCGGAGACCGATCTGGCGGCGTCGGTGCGGCTGGGGCGGGTCACCGAGATCATGACCGACCCCACCAATCTGGAGGCGTTGCGCGAGTGGTCGGGCCAGGTGCTGGTGCTGGGTGGCGGCGAGACTCGCGATCTGCATCTGCCCGAGGACGGGAACGTCATCGACATGGAGCAGATCGACCCGGACGCGGTCGAGCTGCCCGCCTGGTACCGGCCCAACCCGGGACTGGCCCGCGACTTGGCATTCATCGCGTTCAGCTCCGCCGGCGGCGAGCTGGTCGCCAAGCAGATCACCAATTACCGCTGGGCCGTCTCGGCGTTCGGTACGGCGTCGACGGCCTCCCTCGACCGCCGTGACACCGTGTACTGCCTGACGCCCTTGCACCACGAGTCGGCGTTGTTGGTCGCCCTCGGGGGCGCCGTCGTCGGCGGGACGCGGATCGCGCTGACGCGCGGGCTGCGGCCGGACCGCTTCGTCCACGAGGTGCGCCAGTACGGGGTCACCGTCGTCTCCTACACCTGGGCCATGCTGCGCGACATCGTCGACGATCCGGCATTCGTGTTGCACGGCAACCATCCGGTGCGGCTGTTCATCGGCTCGGGGATGCCGACTGGATTGTGGGAGCGCGTCGTCGAGGCGTTCGCACCCGCGCACGTGGTCGAGTTCTTCGCCACGACGGATGGTCAGGCAGTGTTGGCCAACGTGTCCGGCGTCAAGGTCGGCAGCAAGGGCCGGCCGCTGCCCGGTGCCGGGCGTGTCGAGCTGGGCGCCTACGACGCCGAACACGACCTGATCCTGGAAGACGAACGCGGCTTCGTGCAGGTCGCCGACGTCAATCAGGTGGGCGTGCTGCTGGCGGCGTCGCGCGGGCCCATCGATCCGACGGCGTCGGTCAAACGCGGGGTCTTCGCGCCCGCCGACACCTGGATCTCCACCGAGTACCTGTTCCGCCGCGACGAGGACGGGGACTACTGGTTGCTGGGGCGGCGCGGCTCGGTGGTGCACACCACGCGCGGGGTGGTCTACCCCGAGCAGGTGACCGACGCCCTCGGCATGGTCAACGGCGTCGACCTCGCCGTCACCTACAACGTCCCGTTCAAAAACATGGAGGTGGCGGTGTCGGCGGTGACGTTGCTGCCCGGTGCCAGCATCACGGCCGCGGATCTCACCGTGGCCTTCGCCGACCTGCCCATCGGGCTGGGGCCCGACATCGTGTGCGTGGCGCCGGAGATGACGCTGAGCGCCACCTATCGCCCGACGGTCAGTGCGCTGCGCGCCGCCGGGATCCCCAAGTCGGGGCGCAATGCCTGGTACTTCGATACCGCCACCGAACAGTACCGCCGGTTGACTCCGGCGGTGCGGGCCGAACTGAGTACGGTGTATCAAGGAAACGATGATTGA
- a CDS encoding tetratricopeptide repeat protein — MGDDRQRHNGERRPRPASGGAPRRGPRTPREGNWSGPGRARSAQPQSGGETDRPDGRADSGPAIPPGVDAKQLAPEIRGELSTLDRATAEAVARHLVAAGELMDEDPEAALNHARAARARSSRIAAIREAVGIAAYRYGDWAQALSELRAARRMGSKSSLLALIADCERGLGRPERAIELARGDEAAQLTGDDADELRIVVAGARSDLGQLEQALTVLSTPQLDPSRTGATAARLFYAYADTLLALGRADEALQWFLRSAAADVDGVTDAEDRVAELGTSEEQ, encoded by the coding sequence GTGGGCGACGACAGGCAGCGCCACAACGGCGAACGACGCCCGCGACCGGCGTCTGGGGGTGCACCGAGACGTGGGCCACGCACGCCGCGCGAGGGTAATTGGTCAGGGCCGGGCCGGGCGCGGTCGGCGCAACCGCAGTCCGGCGGCGAGACCGATCGGCCGGACGGCCGGGCCGACAGCGGGCCGGCGATACCTCCCGGTGTCGATGCCAAGCAGTTGGCCCCCGAAATCCGCGGCGAACTGAGCACGTTGGACCGTGCTACCGCCGAGGCGGTAGCACGCCACCTCGTCGCGGCGGGCGAGCTGATGGACGAGGACCCCGAAGCCGCGCTCAACCACGCGCGCGCCGCCCGGGCCCGGTCCAGCCGGATCGCCGCCATCCGCGAAGCCGTCGGCATCGCGGCCTACCGGTACGGCGATTGGGCACAGGCGCTGTCGGAGTTGCGGGCCGCCCGCCGCATGGGCAGCAAGTCGTCGTTGCTCGCGCTGATCGCGGATTGCGAACGCGGACTTGGCCGTCCGGAGCGGGCGATCGAACTGGCCCGGGGCGACGAGGCGGCGCAGCTGACCGGTGACGACGCCGACGAACTGCGCATCGTGGTCGCGGGTGCACGCTCGGATCTGGGGCAGCTCGAGCAAGCGCTGACCGTGTTATCGACACCGCAACTGGACCCGAGCCGCACCGGCGCGACGGCCGCCCGGCTGTTTTACGCCTACGCCGACACGTTGCTGGCGCTCGGCCGAGCGGACGAAGCGTTGCAATGGTTTTTGCGTTCGGCGGCCGCCGACGTCGACGGCGTCACCGACGCCGAGGACCGGGTGGCCGAGCTGGGCACGAGCGAAGAGCAATGA
- a CDS encoding Trm112 family protein, giving the protein MIDQNLLNILVCPQDRGPLLLSDDELLYNPRLRRAYRIEDGIPVLLIDEARDVDDDEHARLIQRSRPAAPR; this is encoded by the coding sequence ATGATTGACCAGAACCTGCTGAACATACTGGTGTGTCCGCAGGACCGGGGCCCGCTGCTGCTCTCCGATGACGAGCTGCTCTACAACCCGCGACTGCGCCGCGCCTACCGCATCGAGGACGGCATCCCGGTCCTGTTGATCGACGAGGCGCGCGATGTCGACGACGACGAGCACGCCCGTCTCATCCAGCGCAGCCGTCCGGCAGCTCCCCGGTGA
- a CDS encoding ABC transporter ATP-binding protein gives MMISSHDELPVGGTEPAVDIDHLRVIRGNRPALHDFSVQIAKGSITGILGPSGCGKTTLIRCIVGTQIISSGTVTVLGKPAGCAALRRRIGYLPQDPTIYNDLRIIDNVRYFASLYGFDGDAADAAIERVGLSDHRTAICANLSGGQRTRVSLSCALVCEPELLVLDEPTVGLDPVLRADLWEQFTDLARGGTTLLVSSHVMDEAEHCKDLLLMREGALVAHTTPAQLREDTGCTSLEDAFLSIIKRNIMQNAGPTAG, from the coding sequence ATGATGATTTCATCTCATGATGAATTACCTGTGGGCGGTACCGAACCGGCCGTCGACATCGACCACCTTCGGGTGATTCGGGGCAACCGCCCGGCCCTGCACGACTTCTCCGTGCAGATCGCGAAGGGCAGCATCACCGGCATACTCGGCCCTTCCGGCTGCGGTAAGACCACGCTGATCCGCTGCATCGTCGGCACCCAGATCATCAGCTCGGGCACGGTCACCGTGCTCGGCAAGCCCGCGGGCTGCGCGGCGCTGCGCCGCCGCATCGGGTATCTGCCGCAGGATCCAACCATCTACAACGACCTGCGAATCATCGACAACGTTCGCTATTTCGCGTCGCTGTACGGCTTCGACGGTGACGCCGCCGACGCGGCGATCGAGCGCGTCGGACTCAGCGATCACCGGACCGCCATCTGCGCCAACCTGTCCGGGGGCCAGCGCACCAGGGTCTCGTTGTCCTGCGCGCTGGTCTGCGAACCGGAGCTGCTGGTGCTCGACGAGCCCACGGTCGGACTGGATCCGGTGCTGCGGGCGGACCTTTGGGAGCAGTTCACCGACCTCGCCCGCGGGGGGACGACCCTGCTGGTCTCCAGTCACGTGATGGACGAGGCCGAGCACTGCAAAGACCTGTTGCTGATGCGCGAAGGCGCCCTGGTCGCACACACCACGCCCGCCCAACTCAGAGAGGACACCGGATGCACGTCACTGGAGGACGCATTTCTGTCCATCATCAAGCGCAACATCATGCAGAACGCGGGTCCCACAGCTGGATGA
- a CDS encoding gluconate 2-dehydrogenase subunit 3 family protein codes for MADTSRPDHLPNRRADRKPPHPSWLPRQRAGITPQMIGRYPDFDVLQTADTWDEATRRMVLARLEPPGPLRFFTAAEEPCLRAFCDTVLAQDVEPRVPVAESVDSKLADGRLDGYQYADMPDDRDAFRMVLRALDETAARDYGKASFDAADPQTREAIIEAFSQGSLTGTTWNTLNVKRAWSVCMRMVLSSFYSHPWAWNEIGFGGPAYPRGFMRLGGATGPAAAREPFETAGATDEDPVRVEQSGEL; via the coding sequence ATGGCCGACACCAGCCGCCCCGACCATTTGCCCAACCGGCGCGCGGACCGCAAACCGCCCCATCCGTCCTGGCTCCCCCGACAACGAGCTGGCATCACCCCCCAGATGATCGGCCGCTATCCCGATTTCGACGTGCTGCAAACGGCCGACACCTGGGATGAGGCCACCCGCAGGATGGTGCTGGCACGGTTAGAGCCACCGGGACCGCTGCGCTTTTTCACCGCAGCAGAGGAACCGTGTCTGCGGGCGTTCTGCGACACGGTGCTAGCGCAGGATGTCGAGCCGCGGGTGCCGGTGGCCGAGTCGGTCGACAGCAAGCTCGCCGACGGTCGCCTCGACGGCTACCAGTATGCCGACATGCCCGACGACCGCGACGCCTTCCGGATGGTGTTGCGGGCGCTCGACGAGACCGCCGCCCGGGATTACGGCAAGGCCTCCTTCGACGCCGCCGACCCCCAGACGCGCGAGGCGATCATCGAGGCCTTCTCGCAGGGCTCGCTGACGGGCACGACTTGGAACACCCTGAACGTGAAGCGAGCATGGTCGGTGTGCATGCGAATGGTGCTGTCCAGCTTCTACTCTCACCCGTGGGCGTGGAACGAGATCGGGTTCGGCGGCCCGGCCTACCCGCGTGGATTCATGAGGCTGGGCGGTGCCACCGGCCCGGCCGCCGCGCGCGAACCCTTTGAGACTGCCGGCGCCACCGATGAAGACCCGGTGCGGGTCGAGCAGAGCGGTGAGCTGTGA
- a CDS encoding ammonium transporter: MQSIDPAATAWLLASTALVLLMTPGLAIFYGGMVRTTGVLNMIMMSFISIPLVTVAWLLLGYTVAFTDGGTGGLLGGLDHIGLLGITPSTTHGAVPELLYATFQLTFAIITAALVSGAIADRAKFAAWMVFVPLWAIVVYSVVAHWVWGPDGWLARLGVLDYAGGLVVEIVSGSSALALALVLGPRIGFKKDAMRPHNLPLVLLGVGLLWFGWFGFNAGSALAANGTAAAIFLNTLVAGCLGMLGWLAVERIRDGKPTTFGAASGVVAGLVAITPSCGTVNTFGATVVGLAAGVVCSFAVAAKFRFNYDDSLDVVGVHFVGGVVGVFLIGLLATAVMTAGPQGLLYGGGLAQLGKQSLAIVVVAAYAFGVSYGLAKMIDRFMGFRVSPEDEIAGVDFTQHAETAYAEGVQGHQ, from the coding sequence ATGCAATCGATCGACCCCGCCGCCACCGCGTGGCTGCTGGCTAGTACCGCATTGGTCCTCTTGATGACCCCGGGCCTGGCCATCTTCTACGGCGGCATGGTCCGTACGACCGGCGTGCTCAACATGATCATGATGAGTTTCATCTCGATCCCGTTGGTCACGGTGGCTTGGCTGCTCCTCGGTTACACGGTCGCCTTCACCGATGGTGGGACGGGTGGCCTGCTCGGCGGGTTGGATCACATCGGGCTGCTGGGCATCACGCCGAGCACCACCCATGGCGCGGTGCCGGAGCTGCTGTATGCGACCTTCCAGTTGACCTTCGCGATTATCACGGCCGCCCTGGTCAGCGGCGCGATCGCGGACCGCGCCAAGTTCGCCGCCTGGATGGTGTTTGTGCCGCTCTGGGCGATCGTTGTGTATTCGGTTGTCGCGCACTGGGTGTGGGGGCCCGACGGCTGGCTGGCGAGGCTAGGAGTGCTCGACTATGCGGGCGGCTTAGTCGTCGAGATCGTCTCCGGCTCCTCGGCGCTGGCCCTGGCGCTGGTGCTGGGACCTCGGATTGGTTTCAAGAAGGACGCCATGCGCCCGCACAATCTGCCGCTCGTCTTGCTCGGCGTCGGCCTGCTCTGGTTCGGCTGGTTCGGCTTCAACGCCGGATCCGCGTTGGCCGCCAACGGAACTGCCGCGGCGATCTTCTTGAACACCCTCGTCGCCGGCTGCCTCGGCATGCTGGGCTGGTTAGCAGTCGAACGGATCCGCGACGGCAAACCCACGACGTTCGGTGCAGCGTCCGGCGTGGTGGCTGGGCTGGTCGCGATCACCCCGTCGTGCGGCACCGTCAATACCTTCGGCGCCACGGTGGTCGGGCTGGCCGCCGGCGTCGTGTGCTCCTTCGCGGTGGCCGCGAAATTCCGATTCAACTACGACGATTCGCTCGACGTCGTCGGTGTGCACTTCGTCGGAGGCGTCGTCGGGGTGTTCTTGATCGGGCTGCTGGCCACGGCTGTCATGACGGCGGGACCGCAGGGCCTGCTCTACGGCGGCGGCCTGGCCCAACTGGGCAAGCAGTCGCTCGCGATCGTCGTCGTCGCGGCCTATGCGTTCGGCGTGTCCTACGGCCTGGCGAAGATGATCGACCGCTTCATGGGCTTCCGGGTCAGCCCCGAGGACGAGATCGCCGGCGTCGACTTCACTCAGCACGCCGAGACCGCGTACGCCGAAGGCGTACAGGGGCATCAATAA
- a CDS encoding DUF732 domain-containing protein — translation MPAAGQAKAFGFVVLTASLITAAATVAAPIRADMAGNRFLSALTNAGIAVTQPATAVAAGQSVCPMLLEPGQSFDSVVSEMASGSGMTEKNAGIFTIVAIATFCPAMIAPLIPDRFKA, via the coding sequence GTGCCCGCCGCGGGACAGGCCAAGGCCTTCGGATTCGTCGTATTGACCGCGAGCTTGATCACCGCCGCCGCGACGGTGGCGGCGCCCATCCGTGCCGACATGGCCGGCAACCGCTTTTTGTCGGCGCTGACGAATGCCGGCATTGCGGTCACTCAGCCGGCCACGGCTGTCGCCGCGGGTCAGTCGGTCTGTCCGATGCTGCTGGAGCCGGGCCAGTCGTTCGACTCGGTGGTCTCGGAGATGGCCTCCGGGAGCGGCATGACCGAGAAGAACGCCGGCATCTTCACCATCGTCGCGATCGCGACGTTTTGTCCTGCGATGATCGCGCCGCTGATACCGGACCGGTTCAAGGCGTAG